Part of the Rhodococcus sp. OK302 genome is shown below.
CGGTGCTCCTTGGTGACGATGAAGGCCGCGCTCATCATTCGTCCTCTTCGTAGGTGCGCAACCGGATCCGGTGCGGTGAGGGCGGGGCAGTGTGTGGTTCTTCGTGGACTGCGATGGTCGGGATGCGGTCGTTGATGGTGTGGCGCAGTTCGCGGCGGCGGGCTCGGCGGGCGGCTTCGATGTCGCGGAGACTGAGGCGGAGGTTGGGGTGGTCTTCGTCGACGGCGACACAGATGAAGGTGTCGTGGTCGTAGACGCGGATCTCGGAGATGTCGCGGGGGGTCGTAGCGGATCGTGATGGTGCGCCCCACGAAGGGTGCGAGTGTCGGCGCGAGGTAGCGCTGGCCTTGGAAGTGGATACCGTCGCGTTGGACCGTGCGGTGCTTGGGAACAGTGAGCAGGAGTCCGTCGAGTTCTTCGAGACTGTCGGGCATTCGAGGGAGCCATCCGTCGGCGACCTAGGAGTCGCGGGGAGAGATGCCGATTTCCCGGTGGGGTCGGGCGTTGTAGGTGCCGATGAAGTCGCCGATCGCGCGATCGAGTGCGGGCAGGTCGAGTGTGGGTTCCGGTTTTCGGCTTCCCGGTCCGAGGTGTCCGGGAAGTGTTGCCAGGAGTTCGGTATTGACGGTGCCGAAGAATCGCTCGATTTTCCCGCGTCCCTGAGGCCGGCCGACGATGGAATGGATGATGCGGATGTGCAGGGCGATCGCGGTGCGTTCGAGGTGGTGGCTGGTGAAGTCGGAACCGTGATCGACGTGCAGGATGTCGGGGATGCCGCACATAACCCAGCTTGGTTCGCTTTTGCGGCAGATCGCCTGCCGCAGAGAGAGCGCGGTATTGAGTGCTGACGGGGCGCCGGTGTAGCCGCAGATCGCGCGGGAGTGGTCGTCCATCACGGCGCTCAGCCACGGCCGGTCGGGTTTCCCGTTGGCGCCGGTGATGAGGATGTCGAGTTCGGTGTGGTCGGCCTGCCATATCTGATTCGGATGATCAGCGCGTCGGCGGAGGACGAGTTCGTATCGGTCTCGGTATGAGACGGGACCCTCGAGTGCAAGTGTGACCAGGGCTGGATCCAGGGCCCGCACGATGTTCCGGACGGTGGAATAGCTCGGCGCTCGGGTGCAGTGTCGCGAGGCTGGGGCGTGGTTTCGTCAGGGCGAGTCCTTCGATGAAGGTCACCGTCTCGGCGGCGGTGCGCCGGGTACCGGTGTCGGAGCGTGGGTGCGGGTCGAGTGCAGCGACGCCTCCGGCCCGGTAGAGCTGATGCCAGCGTTGCAGTGTGCGCTGGCTGATCCTGGTTTCGCGCGCGATGGCGGCGAGCGGGATGTGGTCTTCGACGTGGAGCCGGAGAACCCGCCAGCATTGCGCGTTCTGACTTGTCGTACTCACTCGGGTGTAGCCGAGCATCCTCACTCTCCTATTTTGCCTCGAAAAGCCCCTTTTTCGGAACTGTGAGACACCAGTGTCGATGAGATGACTTTCCGAGACAATGTTGTGGTGGATATCCTGCGGGAGCTGCAGCCTGAATCTGGCCTGCCCAGTGTCTCGGAAAACTGTAGGTTTATAAGACAGGCCACCTCTCTCGACCTTCGGGATCGATCTGGCGAACGGGGCATCCCCGACCGAAGCAGCCATACGGAACTATATTGAATTCCGCGCAGTTTATTAGTTGAATATTGCACAAACGATCTGTCCTAGCGCACCCGGACGCCGAGGACCACAACTCACGCAAGAGTGCAGGTCTTCTCACAATCACAACTGTGAAAAGACCCAAGTCCGTCAAAAATCACCTTCAAAAAGCATCAAGTAAGTATTCTTCCTCAGTGCCGGACAGTCCTAACCGCAAGTCCCAATGCGCGACCACCGCCCGGCACATTAAAAACCCTCACCAACCTACATCTTGTGCCTGCTCGGATCATCCGTGGATCGACTCATAAACTCCGGATCCGGGAGAACTGGATAAAGCTCGAAGAAATACCCCAGTTTCGAGGACTGTCACGTTAGCGTAGTACTTCCAGGCTCGCCTGCTTACATTGCAGGTCCCAATTTCGATGGCAGGACCTCTGCCCTGTATGCAGTAGCGAATGCTGCCGGTCTCTAGACGGAGAGAGGAGGTGAGTTTGAAATGAATAAGATCATCGCTATTATGGGCCAGCCTATCTACGATGACTGGTTTCCGATAGAGCTAGGAAGTCTGTATCTGGGTTCTTTGTCTACCATCTCAGCTGAAGGTGCAATGCCAAGCGCCCCCGGCTTGTAGAGAAGATCGGCCGAAAGCATGTGGATGATAGTTTCGGCTCTGCCTGAAACCTGCATATCAGCAGATGCGTGGATCGTGCGGTGGTCACAATTCCAGCCGAGTGTCGAAAAACGATCTTGGTCCCAACAGGTCGATGCATCACTACTGATGATGACGATGCGCGACTGTGGCGGCATGGATGTGCAGCAAAGCGCTTCAGTTAACTCCGCAGGTCGACCTACGCCAATGGTGTAGACCTACAACACGATCTACAGGTTTAGACGACCGCGGCGCTTGACTGTAGGAATCGGTCAGAGTTGCCGCCAGGCCTGCAAACAGGATGTCGAGACCACGTTCGAGTTCGACTTCGCCGTCGTACGCAGCCAGCACGGGCGCAATGCCACGCAGATGGGGAAAGTCGCCGATCGGAAGGCGGTGCAACCCCAGGCGCAGCAGGTCGTCGGTCTCCTCGGGCCGTTCGACGAGTTTCTGCAGCTCATTGAGAACTTGCCCATGCAGGAAGCCGAACAATGCCTGGTAGACGTGCAGTGCCTCGGCGTCACTGAAGCCGGCCCGAATGAGCAGCGCAAGGATGGCTTCAAGTGGGCGTAGCGTTCCCAGCGGCCGAAGCCCGAGGGGCGTCGAGAGCGGTCGGGTGACGAGCAGCGGCACCACCTGAGGATGGTCGAGCGCCAATCGGCGAAAATCCCACGCGATCGCGCGGAGTTCGGTGACCCAGTCACCGTCACCGACCTTGAGTTGGTCGAGAACACTCTCGGCAACGCCGTCGAGGAGCGCGGACTTGCTCGGGGCATGCCGATAGAGAGTCATCGGATCACGGCCGAGGGCCTTCCCAGGTGACGCATGGACAGCGCCTCGATGCCGTCGCGATCGATGATCTCGAGCGCGACCTCAAGGATCCGTTGCCGGGTGATCGGGCCGCCGTCAGCTTTACCGACCCCGCGACTTGTCGAGCGACGGGCTGGCTCTTTCGACATCGCAACCCTCTATCCCTTTCTCTCACTGTAGGTCTTAAGCATAGAACTACACTGTTGACGCGCCATCGAATGCGGCGTTGACTAGGTACGACAGTGTGGCGCCGTAGGCCACCATGATCATCGTCTTGGGACTGGCACGCGTGCTCTGGCAGGGGCTCGGTGCCACACCCGAACGACCACCGGCACAGTCCGGCCGCTAGCCCCTCGGAGTGTCCGACGCATCCCCGTCGGTCGAACATCAGAGGAAGCAGAAACATCGCCATGAGCATCGGCAAAGATCGCCCACAAGGCTGAAGCCGCAAAGGGGGGTCGGTCAAGAAAGTGGTCGGCAGGGTTACCGGCAACACCCGTCTAAGGACTGAAGGCAACCTCAAGATCAGGCCAAGGGCAACCTCAAACAGTCGGGCGCCAAAGCCAAAGACGCCTTCAAGCACTGACCCGACAACCCCGGGTCCACCTGATCGGGTCGTCGCGATGCCGGGGACCCACCTCCACTTCACGCTCTGTCGATTCACCAACTAGGAATTCGTCATGATCATCCTCGGAATCATTCTCGCTGTCGCCGGATGGATACTCTCGATCCCCGTGCTGCTGTATCTCGGGGTCATCCTTCTCATCATCGGTATCGTGCTGATGGTCGCGGGCTCGGCGGGCCATGCAGTCGGTGGCCGACGCCACTACTACTGACCGCCGTCCCATCCCCACGCCACAGAGCCCACGGGTTCTCGGTCTCGAACAACTGGTGAACCCTCATGGCAATCTCCGACATCAAGGAATACTCGCATCTCAGCAGTAGAGATGTGGAGGAGTTGAGCCGCGAACTCGACAGTATCCGCCGCGAGGTCACCGATTCGCTCGGTGCGGCGGACGCAGCGTATATCCGCCGCACCATCGCATTCCAGCGGATGCTGGACACCGCCGCTCGGCTCCTGATAGTCGGCAGCCGCACGACGACCGGCTGGTCACTGGGAACGACAGCGCTGGCCGCGGCGAAGAGCATCGAGAACATGGAGATCGGGCACAACGTGTCCCACGGTCAGTGGGACTGGATGAACGACCCCGAAATCCACTCCACCAACTGGGAGTGGGACATGGCGGGCCTGTCCTCGCAGTGGCGCTACTCCCACAACTATCGCCACCACATGTTCAACAACGTCGTCGGTATGGACGAGGACCTCGGCTTCGGCGTCATCCGCGTCACCCGCGACCAGCCGTGGCAGCCGAATCATCTGCTCCAACCCCTACGGAACCTGTTGCTGGCGGCCACGTTCGAATGGGGCATCGCCCTACATGGCCTGTACTCCGAACGCGCCCGCGCAGGCACCGACACCGAGAAATCCACCTACACGCGGGCACTGCTCGGGAAGATCGCCCGCCAGGCGGGAAAGGACTACCTGTTCTTCCCGATCCTCAGCGGGCGACGGTGGCGACGGACCCTGAAAGCGAACATCACGGCCAACCTGCTGCGGAACCTGTGGGCGTACATCGTGATCTTCTGCGGGCACTTTCCCGACGGTGCCGAGAAGTTCACTCTGGCGGAACTCGAGCATGAGAGCCGAGCGGAATGGTATCTACGCCAGATGCTCGGCACCGCCAACTTCCGGGCCGGAAAAGTGATGGCGTTCATGAGCGGCAACCTCTGCTATCAGATCGAACACCACCTGTTTCCCGACCTTCCCAGCAATCGCTATGCGGAGATCTCGACGATGGTACGTGCCTTGTGCGAGAAGTTCGACCTGCCCTACACCACAGGTTCCCTTGCATGGCAATACCTTCTGGTTCTCCGCACCGTCCACAAACTGGCATTGCCGGACTGGTTTCTCACCGCGTCCGCGGACGACGCACCGGAGACCGCCTCCGAACTCAAGTTCCGCCCAGCCGGCGACCAGCCTGCCGGGGCCGCTCGAATCGGACTTCGGACCGCGCAGCGGACCCCGCCCGTCACACCTCACGGCATTCATCGACCGAGACGGAGCGAACGCGATGGCTGAACCCAACTCGTCTACGACATCCTCGGACGGTGATCACTCAGCGTCGTACGACAACTTGACCTCGGTGGCGGGCCGGATAGCCCAGAACAGTATCTTCGAAAGATTCGCCCGAGCAGGCTTCGTCACCAGCGGAATCGTCCACCTGATCATCGGCTACATCGCCATCCGGGTTGCCCTGGGCGGCGCTGCTGGTGCCACCGACCAATCCGGCGCGATGGCGGAACTAGCCAGCAAGCCGGGCGGAAAGATCGCACTGTGGGTAGGTGTTGTCGCATTCCTGGTAATGGCACTGTGGCGCCTCGCCGAATCTGCGCTCGGAAAGTCGTCTGAACCGGGATCCGAGCGCACGTCATCCGAAGTGATCAACCGCATCAAGGCCTTTTCTTTGAGTGTGGTCTACTTCGCCTTCGCATTCACCGCGTTCGGGTTCGCCCGGGGCAGCGGAAAATCCAGTGGCGCCCAGAGCTCGGGCCTGAGCGCCCGCCTCATGCAAAGTACCGCGGGAACCGTCGCGCTGATCGTCGTCGGCCTGATCGTCATCGCGGTCGGCGGTTACCACGTCTACAAGGGAGCCAGCCGGAACTTCGTCAAGGACCTCAAGGGTGAACCCAGCGACCTAGTACGACGACTGGGCATTGTGGGTTACATCGCGAAGGGTCTGGCCATCGCGGCGATCGGTTTACTGTTCATCCTCGCCGCTGCCCAATCAGCGCCGAACAAAGCCACCGGACTCGACGGCGCCTTCAAGGCACTGTTAGCCCAGCCGTACGGCGCGACACTCCTTGTCTTGGCGGGCCTGGGGATCATCACCTACGGTCTGTACTGCTTCGCGATGGCCCGATACGTCAAGATGTAGTGCCACACCATCGGCTTCGTGATGTCTCGATCGCTTGTGTTTCGTGAGACGTTAACCGGAAGAAGATAATTGGAGCCGGAATCTGCAGCACAAGTCTTCTACTGCCGCTCGACTTCGCCGGAACACCCGTGGCCGGCGAAGTCCTACACCCCTTGGGCGCTGCCTCTTGTTTTGGCGAATAAGAAACGACATTAGGCAGCCTCCGCGGCTCTCGACGCACTCCTTCCCGCGGCAAGCGAGCGGGCAAGCGGCAGTGGCGCCATCGATCTCGGACCTACTCGAAAGATTGCCTGAGGTTTAGCTCCAAGGGACTGCCCTCGACGTTTCGCCCCAACGCTCAGCGAGGTCGTCGAACGCTGCTCGAGCTCCCGCCTCGGTCGGACGGTATAGATCGGTTTGAGATCGTGCTTGAGGCCGGCCCCGTGCTGACGCGACGACAACCGATCAAATGGATCATGCCAGCGTCAGAATCCTCCACTGCCACGAAGGTTCGGCGCCACTGAGGAACACTTCGTCAGCCCAGGCGCGTTCCGTGGGAAACAAGAATGTGGCGATCATGGCACGAACCGCAGTCGTGCGTAGTCGCTGTGCAACCGCCCGAGCAGCCTCATACTCGCCGGCCTCGGCGTCCACGAGCAGTGCTCGTAACCTGGTGGCGACGTACATGCGCGCGCTGGCGTATCCCAATGGCGCGATGGCCTCGGGTGGGGGACCGTCCTTCGAGTACATGACATAGGCGTCGGCGAGCCCGAACTCGGAGACCCAGTGATCGGCGAAGTTCGACGTCTCGGAGTCCGGTCCGTACCACTGCCGCGTGAGAAGCCTGAACAGTGCTGCCGCGCCGAGAGGGGAGGTGTCGCCTTGGCGATGGCGACGCGCGGCCAGGACGTACTCGTCGACGCGCAGGTCCGCACTTGGATCAGACTCTGGAATCGACGACGGAAAGCCCCCGCGGCGTGGGTATTTCATCGGGAGCCACGCTGCTAGTGGTTCGAATGAATGGACCTCGGTAACCGTCTCGATCTCGTTCACGCATCACGCAACTCTTCGAGTTGTTTCGACCGACAGTGTCGATCTGCGGTTATCACGAGGTTAGCGAGACGAACCGACAAACTATCGAGAGTTCGGACTATCCAGTCTGTTGCAGGACACTAGACATGCAGGTAAATACCTGCATATTATCGGGTCATGGAGTCATCGACCGATCTAGTCTTCAAGGCCTTGGCCGACCCGACACGGAGATTCCTGCTCGATTGCCTCCGAGAAAACAACGGACAGACGCTGGGGGAGCTGTGCGAACGCGTCGCAATGACGCGCCAGTCGGCAACGCAGCACCTGTCCGTACTCGAAGCAGCCAATCTGGTGAGCAGTGTCCGGCAAGGCCGGGAGAAGCTTCACTACCTCAATCCCGTTCCGCTCGAAGATATTCGGGAACGGTGGATCGATACGTTCGAACATTCACGACTGAGCGCACTCAGCGACATCAAACGACAGGCGGAGGCACACATGACCACCAAGCCCACCTACAAGTACGTCACGTATATCGAGAGTTCGCCCGAGGCGGTCTGGCAAGCAATCACCGATGCCGACATCTCGGCGTCATACTGGGGCCACAGTAACGTTTCGGACTGGAATGTGGATTCCCCTGGGAACATCGCCGGATCGACGGGTCCGGCATCGCCGATATCGTCGGCACAGTAATCGAGAGCGAACCGCCACACCGACTGGTCACGACTTGGGCAGCGTCCGACGGTAGCGGCGACACCTCGTCGCAAGTGACCTTCACTATCGAACCCTTCGGCGCGATAGTGAGGCTCACCGTGATGCACGAGAACCTCGTCGACGAGGGGGAGTACAACGATATTTCCCAGGGTTGGCCGGCGGTTCTGTCCAATTTGAAGTCACTCCTCGAAACAGGGCACGTACTACCCGACACTCCTTGGGAGATGCCTTCGAACTGATGATCGAATGCCGGTGTAGGGTCATCCCGCGTTCGAAGTAGATCGAAAGTCTGCCCGAACGCCGAGAAACCCTTTCCATGTTCGGAGTGTCAAATATCAGTCAACTACGGAAACATGAAGTTTCCCGAATCTCGGGAAGGGGTCTTAGTTCGCACCATTGCAAACCAGAAACTCACAACCTCACGCCCTCCAAACCAATTCACCGCTGCCGCAAGGAGGTCGGGGAGTCGGGTGACGACCCCCGCTCAGTGCACACTGGGGGGAGTGTCCTGAGCGGAAGGGTAAATATGCCGCTGGTATGGAACTGCGGCAAGGGCAGAAGGGGGCGCTTTTCGTTTACTTCGTTGACATTGGGGGACTTTGGCGCTTTCGCTGCCGTCCCGCGAGGGGCCTCGGATACGCTAGCCGGCGCGGTTGGCAATTCGGGTGGGAGAGTAGTCTCCTTGCGCAATCGAATCGCGATCAAAAAAGTGGCGGTCGACCCCAATGTGGTCGACATTCGAAGCAATCAATATCAGCGGGTGACGGAACCATAGGATTTTCCGAATCTATATCCTAGGTCTACAAGTACCAACGCGACTTCAGTCTCAGCATCAACGCCACCATTGCCACCACTAATGACTACACAAATCTTCGACCCGCAGGGTGGGTGTTCAGATCGGCCCTAGCGCTGCATTGTGAGCGGTCAGCAGCGTGCCAAGTAGGTAGTGACCGTCGGCGCAGTCGAGTGGAATCAGCCCAGCGACGGCCTCGACGGCAGGATGAGAAGAAACGCTGGGGGAGTCGGACAGCATCCAAGACAGAGTGTTCTCATCGTGTCGGGGCCGATACTGTATTCCGTCGACATCAGGATTCGCTGCGAGTATTGCCGCAGCCCATCGTCGTGTGTGGAGGTATCCGGACGGATCGCATTTGGTCAGCCAAGCGCCGGCATTGATTCGCGCTGCACCCGTTCCCGTCAAGTCGACCACCTGCACCGGACGGACAGTCCGAAGCTCACTAAGTACCCGGTCGACAATCTGAGCACGCGGGATGAGGCGAGGGGAATGATTCACCGGCAGGTTCCGGCACAGCGTCTCGCCCACCGCTGCGGCTGGGCTGTCGCCGAGATAGAGATATGAGTACGAACCGTCGATACTGTCGAAGCGGCCACCCACACGTACGCGAGGCCTCGCGATGGGGTTGAGATCCGCAGCGCCACGTGTTGCGCTGTGAATACGCCACAGCGACATACCGACAGGGATTGTGGTGATCAATACAGGAGGTAGCGGCGAGGGTGGATCGGTGTAATCCAAATCCACTCAGCCCTGCGTCAGATCGTCGACCATATCGAGCAGATCCTGTTCATGCCCTCCCGTGACCGCGAGTTCGGCGGGCGAACGAGGGTCGTCGGCAAACGCAGTCGGATTCAGCCACCACGATGCGACGCCCCACGGATCATCTTTGGCGCCAAGGATCCGGTTGATCTGAGCGACGATCGGTCGCACCTTCTGATGTTCAGAGTCGAATTGGAAAGCTGGATAAAGCTTCTGCCCCGACGCCGGTAAGGCGATGACGGTACCGGTAGAGGTGAGTCGACTGGCTGTATTTCGACTTGTCGCAGATCTGCCCAGGACACGACTGACTGCAGTCGAGTCGAGCATCTCGTGCTCTTCGACAATCGAATTGAGTGCAGAGGCAACGATGCGGGTTCGGGCAACTGCGGCGGCGGCAGGATTCGCTACTGCTGACTCGTGCTGCAATGCCAGTGCAGGTCCCATAGCTAGAAGCGCAGTCACATCATCGCGCACTGGTCGCAGATTGGGTCGGCGTGAGAACTCCTCGGCAAGTAGCACCACAAGGTCCTGATCCGACAAGGCATGAATCGAATCACGTGCGCGGTCCCGGTCGACGAGCATGTCATCACCTCCAGTTGTGCCATCAGTGTACCGCGTACCTGCCGTGTCGGCATGCAGGAGAGAACTTACTACGATCCGACAACAGAGCAGAGCGCTGCGTTGAGTTCGGCAGCCGGCAGCATCGGAAGGGTGTGGTGCGTCGCCGAATCGACAATCGCTGTTCTGACGTGAGGAATCGAAGCCCGTACCAACGCTTCCAATCGTCGGCTGTCGTGAACCTTGCTCTGCCCGGCAAGAATGACGGTGGTTTCGATAGGCAGCGAAGCCAGAGCCGCCTTGTCGGGGTGCTTCGGCACGATCGTCTTCGACTTCGGGAAACTAGCTGCACCGAGAGCGAGCAGCGACAACCAGTCTTCGTCCAGTGACGCGCCATCGGTTTCCCATTCGATGAAGGCGCGTTCACGCTTTTCGTTCGGACGCAAGAGGATTGGCAACGCGTGCAGGAGGTACTGCGGCTTCATGCCGGCGAAACACGAGTTCGGGTCAATCAGCACCAGGCGATTCACGGCATCAGGGTTACGTATGGCGTAGGCCAAGGCGATCATCGCACCGTACGAGTGGCTGATCAGGCTGGGGGAGTCGAGCCCCAGACCGTCGATGACGCTCTCGAGCCAATCAAGCAGGTCATCGACAGTCTTCACCGACTTGCCGTGGGGGATACTGCGACCGGCGTCTCCGATCAGATCCACCGCGTAGACCCTATTGTGTGCGCTGAGCGCACTTGCATTGCCAAACCACACCGTCGAAGTCGCACCAGCGCCCGGGAGCAGAATCACCGGTGGGCCGTCCTGCGGGCCGCAGGTGATGACATGGGTTGTGCCGTAATCGGATTCGAGTGCCATAGAAGTGGTTCCATTGGGCCACTTGGCAAGGACCGCGTCATAGGCGCGATGGAAAGCCTCACCAGCATCTGTGGACGCAAACTGATCGATCGATGATCTGATCAACATTTCTCTCCATCCTCGTTTATCTCGATGATCGAGATAATAGACAATGGAAGTAAATTCGTCGAGCAAATGGAGTCGAAGTGACCGATAAGAAGAAGGCACCGAGCGCCGGTGGCCACGAGATGGTGCATCAGTTGCGTGCACTGGTTGTTCAGCTGGACTTGTTCGGCGCGGAGTTCGCGACGCAACACCGACTCCACGCCACCGATGTGCGTGCGCTTATCTGCCTTCTCGATGCCGAACGCTCTGGTCGCCATGCGACACCGGGATGGCTGGGCCAACAGTTGGGCTTGAACTCCGCATCCGTGACAGCCTTGATCGATCGAATGAACAAAAACGGCCTCGTAGAGCGCGAACGGGATGACAACGACCGCAGACGAGTGCTTCTCGGTGTTACCGACCGCGCGAAGGACCTGGGTTTGTCATTCTTCGGCCCCCTCATCGGGCACGCCATCGATGTCTTGGAAACCTTCACGCCGCAGCAGTTAGAGACGATCGGTGAGTTCCTGACCAAGATGAGCACGGCGGTCGAGACCACCCGCGCAGATCAGGCCGGCGCCCACGAACCGTCGGGGGAGTGACACCAAATTCCCATGTCGCCGAGTGCCAGGAAGTCATTGTTCAACCAATACGTTTGGTCGGGATCCCAGCCGGCGAGAACCGTCGCCCCCGGCTGCTTAGTAAGAGGGATCGTAATCCCCGGCGTCGAGAGATAACCCATCATCGTGAGGTGAACGGCGTCGTAGTCGGCGACCACGCCGGTCCAATCCGGAATGAACCAGTCGTGATACTGACCAGTGGTGTAATGCCACTCTGAACGACGCGATGCCGGTACAGCGAGGGGATAAGTATCGACGAGGTGAGCCCAGTCCGCTGGGCTCGTAATCTCGTACACCCGAGGCGTTCCCTGTACCTGCACTGGCCAGATACGTGCATGTCCCCATCCAAAGCCGTCCTCTTCAAGCATGAGGTCCATCGCTTCGACGCATTCCCTCGATCGGGTCGTGCGATAAACCCTGTCGGCGAGCGGAATCGACCACCATTCACTACCGACATGGCTGTTGGGATCCTCGATCAGATACTCGACAAACTTCGCTTCCTGGGCGAGTGCACGTTCTCGCCATCGCTGCAGTCCGTCGTCTACCGGGTGAATGAGCAGCGGTAACTCGGCCACATCACGAGTCGAGTCGAACTTCTGGACCAATCGTTGGTTGGCAAGGTCGACGGGCTCGGTCCACCAACTCGCACCTGCCGACGCCAACAACGTCTCAGCAATTGGCTTCAAAACTGCGACGGTCTCCGGGCGTGCAAACACGATGTCTTCTTCGTCCGGCGGCTGCCAATACTGCGCGCAATCGACGGCGTATGCCAGAGCATTGAGTATCTCGATTTCGGGCAACTGTTCAATCGCTCGAACATCGACTTTCGCGAGGACATCAAGAACATTGCGTCGAAGACTGCGATACGAACCATCGCCGTTGCTGCACGCATAGCCGATGTTCGCGCAAAAATGCCGGCCACGCGGCGAATTCATCATCAGTGCAACGGCATCCATCTATAAAAGCTAGCTGGTAGCTACCCACGGGCCGTCAGGGGAGCGCCGCCATTCCGTCATGGTGTCGCCGAGAGTGATGAAATCGCTGGACAGCCAGTACGTGACGTCAGGATTCCAGCCGGCAAGCACCGTGGCGCCGGAGTGTCGGGTCAGGGGGATCGTGATCCCCGGAGTCGAGAGATAGCCGGTCATGGTCAGGTGCACGGCGTCGTAATCGGCAACTACACCGGTCCAATCCGGAACGAACCA
Proteins encoded:
- a CDS encoding DDE-type integrase/transposase/recombinase, with translation MRALDPALVTLALEGPVSYRDRYELVLRRRADHPNQIWQADHTELDILITGANGKPDRPWLSAVMDDHSRAICGYTGAPSALNTALSLRQAICRKSEPSWVMCGIPDILHVDHGSDFTSHHLERTAIALHIRIIHSIVGRPQGRGKIERFFGTVNTELLATLPGHLGPGSRKPEPTLDLPALDRAIGDFIGTYNARPHREIGISPRDS
- a CDS encoding helix-turn-helix domain-containing protein, with the translated sequence MAASVGDAPFARSIPKVERGGLSYKPTVFRDTGQARFRLQLPQDIHHNIVSESHLIDTGVSQFRKRGFSRQNRRVRMLGYTRVSTTSQNAQCWRVLRLHVEDHIPLAAIARETRISQRTLQRWHQLYRAGGVAALDPHPRSDTGTRRTAAETVTFIEGLALTKPRPSLATLHPSAELFHRPEHRAGPGSSPGHTCTRGSRLIPRPIRTRPPPTR
- a CDS encoding DUF6131 family protein, whose protein sequence is MIILGIILAVAGWILSIPVLLYLGVILLIIGIVLMVAGSAGHAVGGRRHYY
- a CDS encoding fatty acid desaturase family protein, producing the protein MAISDIKEYSHLSSRDVEELSRELDSIRREVTDSLGAADAAYIRRTIAFQRMLDTAARLLIVGSRTTTGWSLGTTALAAAKSIENMEIGHNVSHGQWDWMNDPEIHSTNWEWDMAGLSSQWRYSHNYRHHMFNNVVGMDEDLGFGVIRVTRDQPWQPNHLLQPLRNLLLAATFEWGIALHGLYSERARAGTDTEKSTYTRALLGKIARQAGKDYLFFPILSGRRWRRTLKANITANLLRNLWAYIVIFCGHFPDGAEKFTLAELEHESRAEWYLRQMLGTANFRAGKVMAFMSGNLCYQIEHHLFPDLPSNRYAEISTMVRALCEKFDLPYTTGSLAWQYLLVLRTVHKLALPDWFLTASADDAPETASELKFRPAGDQPAGAARIGLRTAQRTPPVTPHGIHRPRRSERDG
- a CDS encoding DUF1206 domain-containing protein, which codes for MAEPNSSTTSSDGDHSASYDNLTSVAGRIAQNSIFERFARAGFVTSGIVHLIIGYIAIRVALGGAAGATDQSGAMAELASKPGGKIALWVGVVAFLVMALWRLAESALGKSSEPGSERTSSEVINRIKAFSLSVVYFAFAFTAFGFARGSGKSSGAQSSGLSARLMQSTAGTVALIVVGLIVIAVGGYHVYKGASRNFVKDLKGEPSDLVRRLGIVGYIAKGLAIAAIGLLFILAAAQSAPNKATGLDGAFKALLAQPYGATLLVLAGLGIITYGLYCFAMARYVKM
- a CDS encoding RES family NAD+ phosphorylase, which encodes MITTIPVGMSLWRIHSATRGAADLNPIARPRVRVGGRFDSIDGSYSYLYLGDSPAAAVGETLCRNLPVNHSPRLIPRAQIVDRVLSELRTVRPVQVVDLTGTGAARINAGAWLTKCDPSGYLHTRRWAAAILAANPDVDGIQYRPRHDENTLSWMLSDSPSVSSHPAVEAVAGLIPLDCADGHYLLGTLLTAHNAALGPI
- a CDS encoding alpha/beta fold hydrolase produces the protein MLIRSSIDQFASTDAGEAFHRAYDAVLAKWPNGTTSMALESDYGTTHVITCGPQDGPPVILLPGAGATSTVWFGNASALSAHNRVYAVDLIGDAGRSIPHGKSVKTVDDLLDWLESVIDGLGLDSPSLISHSYGAMIALAYAIRNPDAVNRLVLIDPNSCFAGMKPQYLLHALPILLRPNEKRERAFIEWETDGASLDEDWLSLLALGAASFPKSKTIVPKHPDKAALASLPIETTVILAGQSKVHDSRRLEALVRASIPHVRTAIVDSATHHTLPMLPAAELNAALCSVVGS
- a CDS encoding MarR family winged helix-turn-helix transcriptional regulator, with amino-acid sequence MVHQLRALVVQLDLFGAEFATQHRLHATDVRALICLLDAERSGRHATPGWLGQQLGLNSASVTALIDRMNKNGLVERERDDNDRRRVLLGVTDRAKDLGLSFFGPLIGHAIDVLETFTPQQLETIGEFLTKMSTAVETTRADQAGAHEPSGE